TTCTCGAGCAGCGCCGCCGGACGCGGCGCTGGGTAGCGGTTGAGCGCCACGTCGGCCAGACGCTGGCCCAGCGCGGCGCGCAACGCGTCCGGCAAGCCGTACGGGTTCTCCATCGCGTCGAGCTTCAGGAAGCCGCTGGCATCGGGCACGGGGTACGTGCTCATGGCGAACACGTCGGAGCGAATCACTTGATCGACGGACATGGGGCGCGGGTTTCGGGGGTAGGCGTTGGGGGATGGGATCAGTTGAAAGCGAACGTCAGCATGCCGGCATCGGCGCCGTCGATCTTCACGCTGCAACGGCGGCCGGTCTCGACACTGCCCAGCGCGTCGGTGATGCGCTGCACGCGCACGCCCGTCTGCCAGGAAAGCGCCTGCGCCACCGCCGGGCTCACGCGCGCGGGCACCGCCTCGGCTTCGCAACGCATGGCGACGAGCCGGTTGCCGACACGACCGAACACACCATGCGCGACTTCTTCGTCGGTGCCGCGCAACGCGGTCTTGCCGTCGAGCCGCAACACGTAGACGTCGTTATCGAACGCCTGCCGGTGCACGCACACGGTCATGCGCTCGACGGACGCGCCGCCGACCGTGGCGTACCGGCAATAGTTGCCGGCCGCATGCGCCGTCGCGCCCGCACTAGCCCCCACGGCGAATACCGCGAACGCGGCCGCCATGCGCAGCGCCGCGCGATGCGGCAACGAGAACGAAAGGAAAGAGAAAGGAGCCGCGTTGGTGCGTGAGCGACGCCGGGCGGTCACCGGCGTCGTCTGGCAATACGCGGGCCGCAGGGCGTCGTCGCGCATGTCAGGACTCGTGATGCAGACGGTATTCGGCGCTGCGCGCATGCGCCTGCAGCCCTTCGCCGTATGCCAGTTCGGCCGCGATCTCGCCGAGCATGCGGGCGCCGCCCTCGCTCACTTCGATGAGGCTCGAACGCTTGATGAAGTCGTACACGCCCAACGGCGACGAGAAGCGCGCGGTGCGCGACGTCGGCAGCACGTGGTTGGGGCCCGCGCAGTAGTCGCCCAGACTCTCGCTCGTGAACTTGCCGAGGAAGATGGCGCCCGCGTGACGGATCCTGTCGCCCCATTGCTGCGGCGTCTCGGCCGAGATTTCGAGGTGCTCCGGCGCGATCAGGTTGGCGATCTCGCACGCTTCGTTCATGTCGCGCACCTTGATCAGCGCGCCCCGGCCTTGCAGCGAGGCGGCAATCACGTCGCGGCGCGGCATGTCGTCGATCTGGCGCTCCAGCGACGCGCGCACGCGGGCAATGTAGTCCGCATCCGGGCACAGCAGGATCGACTGCGCGAGTTCGTCATGCTCGGCTTGCGAGAACAGGTCCATCGCGACCCAGTCGGGGTCGGTCGTGCCGTCGCAGATCACGAGGATTTCCGACGGGCCTGCGATCATGTCGATACCGACCGTGCCGAACACGCGGCGCTTGGCCGCCGCGACGAAGGCGTTGCCCGGACCGACGATCTTGTCGACGGCCGGCACCGTCCCGGTGCCGTACGCGAGCGCACCGATCGCCTGCGCGCCACCGATCGTGAACACGCGATCGACCCCGGCGATGTGCGCCGCGGCGAGCACCAGCGGGTTCTGCACGCCGTCCGGCGTGGGCACCACCATGATGATGTCCTTCACGCCGGCCACACGCGCGGGAATCGCGTTCATCAGCACGGACGACGGATAGGCCGCCTTGCCGCCCGGCACGTAGATGCCCACGCGATCGAGCGGCGTGACCTTCTGGCCGAGCACCGTGCCGTCCGACTCGGTGTATTGCCAACTGTGGCTGCCGCACTCGATGCGCTGCTTTTCGTGATAGGCGCGCACGCGGGCCGCCGCCGCCTCGAGCGCCGCGCGACGCTTCGGCTCCAGGCTTTCGAGCGCCGCCGCCAGCGCCTCGGCGGGCAGTTCCAGCGCGGCCATGTCGGGCGCGCTCAGGCGGTCGAACTTGTTGGTATATTCGATGACGGCCGCGTCGCCGCGCGTCTTCACGTCGGCAAGAATTTCGGCAGCCGCGCGGTCGATGGCGGCGTCTTCGCTCGCCTCGAACGCCAAGACTTCACGCAGTTGCGCGTCGAAACCTTCGGCGACGGAGTCGAGATTGCGAATATCGAGTTTCATGCTTTTTGGCGGGAGGCCCGTTCGAAGGCATCCAGAATGGGCTGCAACGACTCGCGCTTGAGCTTGAGCGCAGCCTGATTGATCACGAGGCGGGACGAGATATCCATGATCTCCTCCACTTCCACCAGATTGTTGGCCCGCAGCGTGCCGCCGGTGCTCACCAGATCGACAATCGCGTCGGCCAGACCCACGAGCGGCCCCAGCTCCATCGAGCCGTACAGCTTGATCAGATCGACGTGCACGCCCTTGGCCGCGAAGTGCTCGCGCGCCGTCTGCACATATTTGGTCGCCACACGCAGGCGCGCACCCTGACGGACGGCATTCGCGTAATCGAAGCCCTTCGGTACAGCCACAGACATGCGACAGCGCGCAATGTTCAAATCGATCGGCTGGTACAGACCGCCGCCGCCGTGTTCGATGAGCACGTCCTTGCCGGCCACACCGAAGTCGGCGGCACCATATTGCACGTAGGTCGGCACGTCGGTCGCGCGCACGATGATCACGCGCAGATTCGGATCCGTGGTCGGCAGAATCAGCTTGCGCGAGGTCTCCGGGTCTTCCGTGACCTCGATGCCCGCGGCCGCGAGCAGCGGCAGCGTTTCCGTAAAGATACGCCCTTTCGAGAGCGCCAGCGTGAGCGGCTGACTGAGCGGCTGGGCCGGCTTGGCGGAACTCATGCAATCTCTCCCTGGCGTGCTTCGACACGCCGGATTCGCGCGCCCACGGCGCGCAACTTTGCCTCGATACGATGATAGCCGCGATCGAGGTGATGAATGCGGTCGACGAGCGTACGGCCCTCGGCCGTCAGGCCCGCCACGATCAGGCTGGCGGACGCCCGCAGGTCGGTCGCCATGACGTGCGCACCGGAGAGGCGTTCGACGCCCGAAATCCGCGCCGTGTTGCCTTCGATGCCGATATTCGCGCCCAGGCGCTGCAATTCCTGCACGTGCATGAAGCGGTTCTCGAAGATCGTCTCGACGACCTGCGACGCGCCCTGCGCAATGCAATTGAGCGCCATGAACTGTGCCTGCATGTCGGTCGGGAACGCCGGGTATTCCGACGTCCGGAAGCTCACGGCTTGCGCGCGTCGGTCCATCGTCACGCGCAGCCAATCCGCACCGGCGCTCACCGCCGCGCCCGTTTTACGCAATTTCTCGAGCACTGCGTCGAGCGTGCCCGGCGCCACGCGGCGCAGCGTGATGTCGCCACGCGTGGCCACCGCCGCGCACAGGAATGTGCCGGCCTCGATGCGATCGGGCACGACGTCGTGCGTGGCGCCGTGCAGGCGCGGCACGCCGGTCACCACCAGGCGGTCCGTGCCGATGCCCTCGATCTTCGCGCCCATCTTCACGAGCAAATGCGCCAGATCGGTCACTTCGGGCTCGCGCGCCGCGTTCGCCAGCACGGTCACGCCGTCGGCAAGCGTGGCCGCCATGAGCAGGTTTTCGGTGCCCGTGACGGTAATCATGTCGGTCACGAGCGTCTCGCCGCGCAAGCGCGCCGCGCGGGCGAGGATGTCGCCGTGCGTGAGCGTGATCTCGGCGCCCATCTTCTGCAGGCCCTTGATGTGCTGATCCACGGGACGCGCCCCGATCGCACAACCGCCTGGCAGCGAGACCCGCGCCTCGCCGCAACGCGCGAGCAGTGGACCGAGCACGAGGATCGACGCCCGCATGGTCTTGACCAGCTCGTAGGGCGCGGCGGGCTCGGTAATCTGCGACGCGTCGAGCGTCACCGATTCGCCGTGGCGCTCGACCTTCACGCCCATGCGCGCGAGCAGCGTGAGCATGGTGCGCACGTCGTGCAGGTCGGGCACATTGCCCAGCACCAGCGGCTCGGCCGTGAGCAGGCTCGCGCACAGGATCGGCAATGCCGCGTTCTTGGCGCCCGAAACGGTAATCTCTCCCGCCAGCCGCTCGCCACCTTCGATTTCCAGGTGGTCCGCGGCCACGCGCTCGCCGGCGCAGACCTCGCCGTTGCCGGCCGCGCCAGCGCTTTCTTGCGTAATCCTCATTGCGCCCGATACTCCGCCGGCGTGAGCGTCTTCATCGACAATGCGTGGATTTCCGCTTTCATGCGATCGCCGAGCGCGGCGTACACGAGCTGGTGACGGGCAATGAGGCGCTTGCCTTCGAACTGCGCGCTCACGATGGTCGCGAAGAAATGCTGGCCGTCGCCTTCGACGTCCACGTGTTCGCAAGCCAGGCCGGCTTCGATATATTGTTTGATTTGTTCAGGGGTGGGCAGCATTTGCCGATCCTAGGAAAGTTCAGTGACGCAGTTTGTAGCCGCGGCGCAGCAGGTGAAGCGCCACGGTTGCGAGAATCAGGAAAGTCGCGCCGACGACCGCGAGGCTCGTCTGCGGGGCAACGTCGGACACGCCGAAGAAGCCGTAGCGGAACCCGTCGATCATGTAGAAGAACGGGTTGAAATGCGAGACAGCCTGCCACAGCGGCGGCAGCGAGTGAATCGAGTAAAACACGCCCGCGAGAAACGTCGCCGGCATGATCAGGAAGTTCTGGAACGCGGCGAGCTGGTCGAACTTCTCCGCCCAGATCCCCGCGATCAGTCCCAGCGTGCCGAGAATGGCGGCGCCGAGGAACGCGAAGCCGAGAATCCACAGCGGCGCGGCGAACGTGAGATGCGTGAACGCCACCGTCACCGCGAACACCCCCAGCCCGACGCACAGCCCGCGCACCACGGCGGCGAGCACGTACGCGCCGTACATCTCCCAGTGCGAGAGCGGCGGCAGCAGCACGAACACGAGGTTGCCCGTGATCTTCGACTGGATCAGCGACGACGAACTGTTGGCGAACGCATTCTGCAGCACGCTCATCATCACCAGCCCCGGCACGAGGAAGGATGTGTACGTGATCTGGTCGTACACCTTCACGCGGTCCTCGAGCACGTGACCGAAGATCATCAGGTACAGCAGCGCCGTGAGCACCGGCGCGGCCACGGTCTGGAAGCTCACCTTCCAGAAGCGCAGCACTTCCTTGTAGAAGAGGGTGCGGAACCCAACGAAGCCGCCGATCATGCTGCCACCTCCTGCGCGCGCGAACCGGACATGATCTGCACGAACACGTCCTCCAGATCGGCCTTCTGAATGTCGATGTCCTCGACGATGCCGCCCGCCGCGCGGCAAGTGGCGAGAATCGATTCCACTTCGTCGCAGCCGGCCAGCCGCAAGGCGAACTGGTGAGCGTTCACGTCCGAGCCGTCGACCAGCAGCGGACGCAACTCGGCGGGCAACGTCCCCTGCCTGAAGCGCAGCACCAGGCGCGTACCGGCAAAGCGTTGCAGCAGCGAGGCGGTGCGCTCGAGCGCCACGACTTCGCCGCGCTTGAGCATGGCGATGCGGTCGCACAGCGTTTCCGCTTCTTCGAGATAGTGCGTGGTCAGCACGATGGTGTGGCCTTCGCGATTCAGGCGGGAGATGAACTTCCAGAGCGTCTGACGCAGTTCCACGTCGACCCCGGCAGTCGGCTCGTCGAGCACGATCACCGGCGGACGGTGCACGAGCGCCTGCGCCACGAGCACGCGACGCTTCATGCCGCCCGAGAGCTGACGCATGTTCGCTTCGGCCTTGTCGGTCAGATCGAGGTTGGCCATCACTTCGTCGATCCAGTCGTCGTTGCGCGTGAGCCCGAAGTAGCCGGACTGGATACGCAACGTCTCGCGCACGGAGAAGAACGGATCGAAGACGAGTTCCTGCGGCACCACGCCGAGCTTGCGGCGGGCGTTGCGATAGTCGCGCACGACGTCGTGGCCGAGCACGCTGATATTGCCGGCGTCGGCGCGCGCGAGGCCCGCGAGAATGCTGATCAGCGTGGTCTTGCCTGCGCCGTTCGGGCCGAGCAGACCGAAGAACTCACCTTCTTCGATCGAGAAGCTGACGCCCTTGAGCGCCTGCAACGCCTGATAGCGTTTTTTGACGTTACGGATTTCGATGGCGGCCATGGACTGCACGCACCCGTCGTTGCGAGTACGCCATTTTTGTTCTCCGGCCACGGCCGACCGTGTGCGCGGACCGCGGCAATCGCGGCGGCGCCGGCGGTGTCGGTGCCCGGATGGGGGGTAGCTGCCCAAAAGTCGGCAGAAAACCCCTGATTATAAAGGAAGCTGGTGGCGGCCGTGCTGATGGCGGTCCATCGACCCGCGGCCCTTGCCGCCACGACCGTCGGTCTCGCCGCCCTCGCCATGCATGCCCTCAACCGCGTCGGGTGCTCCGGTCCCGAGACGGATCGCCCGCGCATAAAAAAGCGCCGTCCGAAGACGGCGCCCCTGTGCCCGGCGGCAGTCCGGCCTGACGATCAGCTCGAGAGCAGATGGTCGACGCCGTACACCAGCGCGAGGCTGGCCAGCCCAGTCGGCAGGTTAGTGAACACCAACGTCTTGCCGCGCTGCGACGCGTGACGGCGCAAGGCGAGCAGCACGGCGATCGCCGACGAATCGAAGTGCTTGAGGCCGGCGCAGTCGACGTGGGTTTCGCCCGCGTCGATGCGATCGATGACCTGCGCGAGCACGTCGCCGGCGGTGTCGTGAGTGAGATCGGTCTGCAACGCGAGCATGCGCTTACTTGCCGCCCGCGAGTTGCTGGTTGCGCTCGGTCAGGAACTTGATCAGACCGTCGACGCCCGACTGGTTGACCTTCTCCGCGAACTGGTTGCGGTACGTCTGGATCAACCAGGCGCCCAGCACGTTCAGGTCATAGAGCTTCCATTCGCCGCTGGCCGTCTTGTACAGACGATAGTCGAGCTCGATCGGCTGACCGTTGTGGACCACGTCGGTGTACACCACGACGTCGGTATCGCTCGGCTGGCCACGGAACGGCTTGTAGTTGACCTGCTGGTCGCGGATCTGTGCAATGGCGCCGGCGTACGTGCGCAGCAGCAAGGTCTTGAACTGTTCGGTGAGCTGCTGGCGCTGCTGCGGCGTGGCGTTGCGCCAGGCGGCGCCGGTGGCGAGCTGCGTGGTCTTCGTGAAGTCGGCGTGCGGCATGATCTTCTGCTCGACCAGACGCGTGATGCTGTTCAGATCGCCCTTCTGGATGTTCGGGTCGCTCTTGGCCGCGGCCATCACTTCGGTCACGGTCTGCTTGACCAGGGCGTCCGGCGCCTGAGCCTGTGCCATGGCGGAGCCGGCGGCGGTATACGTCATGAATGCCATGACGGGAATGAGCCAGAACTTCTTCATTGTGGACTTCCTCTTTCGAGTGACGAGTGTTGCGCGTTTGGATACCCGCGTCGCGTCTGGAGTTCTCGGATTGACGGCAGCGTCGTGTAACAAACTGTTGCCCGTCGGGCCTGCCGACGGTGCAATGGGCATTGCGGAGAACGGCGCCGACTCGGCGAGCGATGCGTGCAGTTCGTGCACGCCTCTTCCGAATCGGCGTCGACGGACCCGCGCTCAGCGACGGAACGGCAGGCCGCCCGGCACCATCTTGCCCGGTACCGGCGAGCCTTGCGGCGCCTCCGACTCGGCCGGCGCGCTCGCACCCGAAGCCGGGGCTGCCGCACCTGCTGCCCCCGCCGAACCGGCCGGCATCGGCTGGCCGCCTGCACCGGCACCGGCACCCGCGGCTGCGGCGCCGGCGGCACCGTCCTCTTCGTAGTTCGGCAGTGCGGCGCTATTCGACGCACCACCGTTGATCAGGTACTTGCGGCGCGCCAGATAGGCGTCGCGCATGAACGAGTACGGATCGAGCGCGGCGGCGTCGAGCAGATTCGACGCGTCGAGCAGGTTGGCACGGGTATTGACGAGACGCACGCCGTAGAGCGAGTAGCTCACCCACTCCGGTTTGATGTACGACGTCGGGTCGATGAACATGTTGCCCGCCATGCCGACCGTGTCGCGCACCGTACTCGGGCCAAGCAGCGGCAGCACGAGGTACGGGCCGTCGGGCAGGCCCCACTTGCCGAGCGTCACGCCGAAGTCCTGGCTGTGCTTGGGCAGACCGGCGGGCGAAGCGAAGTCGATCAGGCCGCCGACACCGAACACGGTGTTGATGGTCAGGCGCATCAGATCCTGCACGGCGGCGGTGACTTCGAGCTGCAGCAGGTTGTTGGCGAAGTTGTAGACGTCGCCGACGTTCGAGAAGAAGTTCGTGACCATGTCGCGCGCCGGTTCCGGCACGACGAAGCGGTAGCCCTTGGCCACCGGGACCATGACAGTCTTGTCGAGCTTGTCATTGAACGTGTACATCGAACGGTTGAAACCTTCGATGGGGTCCGCGGGATTCGGGTTGGTGACAGTGGCGCAACCGGTCAGCGCCATCGCGCCGGCGGCCAGCACTGCCGAAGTACGGAAGCTGGTCATTTCTCTTATTTTCCTTGGGTTACCGTCGCTGCCGGTGCCGAGGCTGCCGCCGCGCCGCCCGTCTGGGCACCACCGGCGTCCGCCGCCTTGTTGTACAGAAATTGGCCTATCAGGTTTTCCAGCACGATCGCCGATTGCGTGAGCGTGATCGTATCACCGGCCTTGAGCATCTGGTCATCACCCCCGGCTTCCAGTCCGATGTACTGCTCGCCGAGCAAGCCCGAGGTCAGGATCTTGGCCGACGAGTCCTTCGGGAATTGGTATTGCGAATCGATGTTGAGCGTGACGTCGGCCAGATAGCGCTTGTCGTCGAACTTGATCGACGCCACGCGTCCGACCACCACGCCCGCGCTCTTGACCGCCGCGCGCGGCTTCAGGCCGCCGATGTTGTCGAAGCGAACCGTCACCGGATACGAGCTCGAGAACGACAGCGAGCTCATGTTGCCGGCCTTGAGCGCGAGAAAGAGCAGCGCCGCGAAGCCGAGAACCACGAACAGGCCGACCCAGAAGTCGAGGGGGTGTTTTTTCATTGTGTCAGTGTGCGCAAACTGTCTGTCGATAGGGTTGGCAGGCAAGCCGGTCCGTTAGCTGAACATCAGGGCCGTGAGCAGGAAGTCGAGACCGAGCACGGCAAGCGACGCCTGCACCACCGTGCGCGTGGTCGCACGCGAGACGCCCTCCGGCGTCGGCTGTGCCTCGAAACCCTGATACAGCGCGATAAACGTGACGGCGATACCGAAAACGAGGCTCTTGACCACACCGTTGGCGACATCCGACCAGACATCCACGCCGCCCTGCATCTGCGACCAGAACGCGCCGGAATCCACGCCAATCAACTGCACGCCCACGAGATAGCCGCCAAAGATACCCACCGCCGAGAAGATCGCCGCCAGGATCGGCATCGCGATCACGCCCGCCCAGAAGCGCGGCGCCACGACGCGTGCGATCGGGTCGATGGCCATCATCTCCATCGCGGTCAACTGCTCGCCCGCCTTCATCAGGCCAATTTCGGCCGTGAGCGACGTGCCGGCACGACCCGCGAACAGCAGCGCCGTGACCACCGGCCCGAGCTCGCGCACCAGCGAGAGCGCCACGAGCAGGCCGAGCGCCTGTTCCGAGCCGTACTTGTTGAGGGTGTAGTAGCCCTGCAGCCCGAGCACGAAGCCGACGAACAGCCCCGAGACCGCAATGATGACAAACGAATAGTTACCGACGAAATGAATCTGGTCGGTCACGAGTCGCGGGCGACGCAGCAGCGCGCCGCTCGACGCCAGCATGCGCAGGAACATGCGGGCGCCATATCCCAGGCGCTCCACGTGGCCGCGAACGAAACTGCCGATGGTGGTGATCATGCACGCGCTCCGATACCGAAATCTTCCGCGAGCGGCGGCGCGGGATACTGAAACTTCACGGGGCCGTCCGGCTGCGCGTCGATGAACTGACGCACCGTGGGATCGCTCGAGGCACGCAGCGCGTCGGGCGCGCCCTCGGCGGCGATACGGCCTTCACTGATGAAATAGATGTAGTCGGCAATGGCGAAGGTCTCCGCCACATCGTGCGACACGATGATCGACGTGGCGCCGAGCGCGTCGTTGAGCTTGCGGATCAGGTTCGCGGTGATGCCCATCGAGATCGGATCCAGGCCGGTGAACGGCTCGTCGTACATGACGAGGTCGGGATCGAGCGCAATCGTGCGCGCGAGTGCCACGCGGCGCGCCATCCCGCCCGAAATCTCGGCGGGCTTCATGTCGCGTGCACCGCGCAGGCCCACGGCGTTGAGCTTCATGAGCACCAGATCGCGGATGAGCGACTCGTCCAGTCGAGTGTGTTCGCGCAGCGGAAACGCCACGTTGTCGAACACCGTCATGTCGGTAAACAAGGCGCCGAACTGGAACAGCATGCCCATGCGGCGACGCAACCGGAACCAGCCGTCCCGATCGAGCGTCGACACGTCGGTGCCGTCGAAATCGACGCTGCCGCGGCTCGCATGCACCAGCCCGCCGATGAGGCGCAGCACGGTCGTCTTGCCACAGCCGGAGCCGCCCATGACCGCAATGACCTTGCCGCGGGGAAACCGCATATTCAACCCGGAAAGCACCAGACGTTCGCCATAGCCGAAGCTGACGTCACGCAGTTCGAGCAGATTTTCCGGATTCAGGGTGGGCACGTTACGGGTCTTATAGTGCGGCGCAAAACGCCAATTATAGGGGGGAATGCCGATCGATGCCGCTCACGGGCAGCCCGCCAATGCGAGTACCGGCGCCGTCGGGCGGCATTCTACAGGCCTTCGCGGATTCGCGATGGGACGTTCCGATGGCCGCAACGAACAAAAAGCCAGCGGCAGCAAGGACTTACCGCCGCTTGCACGGCGGCGGTGTTGCGCCGTTGC
The Pandoraea pulmonicola DNA segment above includes these coding regions:
- the hisD gene encoding histidinol dehydrogenase — translated: MKLDIRNLDSVAEGFDAQLREVLAFEASEDAAIDRAAAEILADVKTRGDAAVIEYTNKFDRLSAPDMAALELPAEALAAALESLEPKRRAALEAAAARVRAYHEKQRIECGSHSWQYTESDGTVLGQKVTPLDRVGIYVPGGKAAYPSSVLMNAIPARVAGVKDIIMVVPTPDGVQNPLVLAAAHIAGVDRVFTIGGAQAIGALAYGTGTVPAVDKIVGPGNAFVAAAKRRVFGTVGIDMIAGPSEILVICDGTTDPDWVAMDLFSQAEHDELAQSILLCPDADYIARVRASLERQIDDMPRRDVIAASLQGRGALIKVRDMNEACEIANLIAPEHLEISAETPQQWGDRIRHAGAIFLGKFTSESLGDYCAGPNHVLPTSRTARFSSPLGVYDFIKRSSLIEVSEGGARMLGEIAAELAYGEGLQAHARSAEYRLHHES
- the hisG gene encoding ATP phosphoribosyltransferase, with the translated sequence MSSAKPAQPLSQPLTLALSKGRIFTETLPLLAAAGIEVTEDPETSRKLILPTTDPNLRVIIVRATDVPTYVQYGAADFGVAGKDVLIEHGGGGLYQPIDLNIARCRMSVAVPKGFDYANAVRQGARLRVATKYVQTAREHFAAKGVHVDLIKLYGSMELGPLVGLADAIVDLVSTGGTLRANNLVEVEEIMDISSRLVINQAALKLKRESLQPILDAFERASRQKA
- the murA gene encoding UDP-N-acetylglucosamine 1-carboxyvinyltransferase, with amino-acid sequence MRITQESAGAAGNGEVCAGERVAADHLEIEGGERLAGEITVSGAKNAALPILCASLLTAEPLVLGNVPDLHDVRTMLTLLARMGVKVERHGESVTLDASQITEPAAPYELVKTMRASILVLGPLLARCGEARVSLPGGCAIGARPVDQHIKGLQKMGAEITLTHGDILARAARLRGETLVTDMITVTGTENLLMAATLADGVTVLANAAREPEVTDLAHLLVKMGAKIEGIGTDRLVVTGVPRLHGATHDVVPDRIEAGTFLCAAVATRGDITLRRVAPGTLDAVLEKLRKTGAAVSAGADWLRVTMDRRAQAVSFRTSEYPAFPTDMQAQFMALNCIAQGASQVVETIFENRFMHVQELQRLGANIGIEGNTARISGVERLSGAHVMATDLRASASLIVAGLTAEGRTLVDRIHHLDRGYHRIEAKLRAVGARIRRVEARQGEIA
- a CDS encoding BolA family protein — translated: MLPTPEQIKQYIEAGLACEHVDVEGDGQHFFATIVSAQFEGKRLIARHQLVYAALGDRMKAEIHALSMKTLTPAEYRAQ
- a CDS encoding ABC transporter permease, coding for MIGGFVGFRTLFYKEVLRFWKVSFQTVAAPVLTALLYLMIFGHVLEDRVKVYDQITYTSFLVPGLVMMSVLQNAFANSSSSLIQSKITGNLVFVLLPPLSHWEMYGAYVLAAVVRGLCVGLGVFAVTVAFTHLTFAAPLWILGFAFLGAAILGTLGLIAGIWAEKFDQLAAFQNFLIMPATFLAGVFYSIHSLPPLWQAVSHFNPFFYMIDGFRYGFFGVSDVAPQTSLAVVGATFLILATVALHLLRRGYKLRH
- a CDS encoding ABC transporter ATP-binding protein — protein: MAAIEIRNVKKRYQALQALKGVSFSIEEGEFFGLLGPNGAGKTTLISILAGLARADAGNISVLGHDVVRDYRNARRKLGVVPQELVFDPFFSVRETLRIQSGYFGLTRNDDWIDEVMANLDLTDKAEANMRQLSGGMKRRVLVAQALVHRPPVIVLDEPTAGVDVELRQTLWKFISRLNREGHTIVLTTHYLEEAETLCDRIAMLKRGEVVALERTASLLQRFAGTRLVLRFRQGTLPAELRPLLVDGSDVNAHQFALRLAGCDEVESILATCRAAGGIVEDIDIQKADLEDVFVQIMSGSRAQEVAA
- a CDS encoding STAS domain-containing protein; protein product: MLALQTDLTHDTAGDVLAQVIDRIDAGETHVDCAGLKHFDSSAIAVLLALRRHASQRGKTLVFTNLPTGLASLALVYGVDHLLSS
- a CDS encoding MlaC/ttg2D family ABC transporter substrate-binding protein, with protein sequence MKKFWLIPVMAFMTYTAAGSAMAQAQAPDALVKQTVTEVMAAAKSDPNIQKGDLNSITRLVEQKIMPHADFTKTTQLATGAAWRNATPQQRQQLTEQFKTLLLRTYAGAIAQIRDQQVNYKPFRGQPSDTDVVVYTDVVHNGQPIELDYRLYKTASGEWKLYDLNVLGAWLIQTYRNQFAEKVNQSGVDGLIKFLTERNQQLAGGK
- a CDS encoding VacJ family lipoprotein, which translates into the protein MTSFRTSAVLAAGAMALTGCATVTNPNPADPIEGFNRSMYTFNDKLDKTVMVPVAKGYRFVVPEPARDMVTNFFSNVGDVYNFANNLLQLEVTAAVQDLMRLTINTVFGVGGLIDFASPAGLPKHSQDFGVTLGKWGLPDGPYLVLPLLGPSTVRDTVGMAGNMFIDPTSYIKPEWVSYSLYGVRLVNTRANLLDASNLLDAAALDPYSFMRDAYLARRKYLINGGASNSAALPNYEEDGAAGAAAAGAGAGAGGQPMPAGSAGAAGAAAPASGASAPAESEAPQGSPVPGKMVPGGLPFRR
- the mlaD gene encoding outer membrane lipid asymmetry maintenance protein MlaD — translated: MKKHPLDFWVGLFVVLGFAALLFLALKAGNMSSLSFSSSYPVTVRFDNIGGLKPRAAVKSAGVVVGRVASIKFDDKRYLADVTLNIDSQYQFPKDSSAKILTSGLLGEQYIGLEAGGDDQMLKAGDTITLTQSAIVLENLIGQFLYNKAADAGGAQTGGAAAASAPAATVTQGK
- the mlaE gene encoding lipid asymmetry maintenance ABC transporter permease subunit MlaE, whose translation is MITTIGSFVRGHVERLGYGARMFLRMLASSGALLRRPRLVTDQIHFVGNYSFVIIAVSGLFVGFVLGLQGYYTLNKYGSEQALGLLVALSLVRELGPVVTALLFAGRAGTSLTAEIGLMKAGEQLTAMEMMAIDPIARVVAPRFWAGVIAMPILAAIFSAVGIFGGYLVGVQLIGVDSGAFWSQMQGGVDVWSDVANGVVKSLVFGIAVTFIALYQGFEAQPTPEGVSRATTRTVVQASLAVLGLDFLLTALMFS
- a CDS encoding ABC transporter ATP-binding protein produces the protein MNPENLLELRDVSFGYGERLVLSGLNMRFPRGKVIAVMGGSGCGKTTVLRLIGGLVHASRGSVDFDGTDVSTLDRDGWFRLRRRMGMLFQFGALFTDMTVFDNVAFPLREHTRLDESLIRDLVLMKLNAVGLRGARDMKPAEISGGMARRVALARTIALDPDLVMYDEPFTGLDPISMGITANLIRKLNDALGATSIIVSHDVAETFAIADYIYFISEGRIAAEGAPDALRASSDPTVRQFIDAQPDGPVKFQYPAPPLAEDFGIGARA